Part of the Arvicanthis niloticus isolate mArvNil1 chromosome 2, mArvNil1.pat.X, whole genome shotgun sequence genome, TTTGGACTACAGTTCTCTTTGTTTGTGAAACAGGACCAGGTAGGGCTGTGAGGCTTTAGTGGGATTTGTCCCTGTGAGTGAAAGGATACGGGGTCTATGGTGGGGACTCCATAGTGTTTAGCTTTTGTATGGGTTCATTGTTATCTAAGGGAGAGAACACCATTGTTGAAGCTTAATTCTGGCTACATGCCCAACTAAGATCTGGGGCAAGTCTCTGTCTAAAAGCTGCTGCTTCTCCATTGTCAAACGGGAGCACCGGGTCCTCTTTCTGCAGGTGACAGAGTAAATAGTGTGACAGTGTTTTAAAGTGGGAAGCATAGGGTAGGCACTTCCTCCAGACTAACAGTGTCTAGCAGACCTTTGCTGTGTCACCAACAGCCCCATATCCGTATGGCTTCCTGCCACAAATATTAAGTGCCCCCTCCTCAAGTGTGAGGCTTGGCTGAGATAGCTCAGCTTTAGGCCACTGGCTTCTGGGTGAGTGCTTTTTGTGGCAGaggctggaagcttccagaagaATGGTATCTTGTGGCTGTTAGCTCTATCCAAACAGGTTCCCAGCCAGGCTCTAAATTAGTGGGGGGCCCTCTTAGcttctctttctgttgctgtgactaaATCTTTATGGTGAGGAGGACAAGGCTGCAGGAAGTGGAAGCAGCTGCTTACAGTACTTTTGCATTCAGAAGGGAGTGACAGACACGTGGATAATGTCCAGAAGCTTGTCTGTCAGGTAATTCTAGGCTCTACCAAGCTAGCAATTTACAGAGTACAGGTGGGATGTACACCACCCAGGGAACCTGTGGACGAGAAGGAACACAGTGGGCAGAGACTACGATCCCCTATATTATCTGTGTTAATGTGATGGGTGGAGAAACCAAGGCCCAGGAGGAGGCTCAGAAATATCCAGAAGCTCACAGATTCCGTGACTGCAgagagctttcttttttctacgTGTCACCTTCGGATCCGTGTTGTTGGCAACTGTTACTATGAGTCAACAGTTGAGGCATTTGAATCTAGCGAGAAGGGTTGTAGCAGCCAGAAAGCTGTGCTCTCTCCATCTTCCAGACTGCAAAGGGAAGTGGTGCCGGGCTCACCTGGGTTACACCACAAGGCCATGGAAACAGGACTGAAGAGGCACAATTCCTAAGTCCACTCCATAGTAGCCTGCCCCAAGTCCAGCAGACAAAAGGGTGTTCAGCaaagaaaggggtgggggtgccTCCTTTCTCAGCTGTCTGGGTCCCAATAGTGGAGACAGATGTACTCTACACATGACACCCCAACCACTGGAGCACCTCTCCCTGGATATGGGACAATCCAAACGGTCTTAGTAAGCATTTGGCTACAATGTGAAGCGGCATCGACTCCCTGGGTGAGAGGCTCTCTTTTTGCTCCCGACTCTGCCAGGAAGCTGTCTCAGTCAGAATTCTGCATCTCTTGACATCTCTTTAACCTTTGTTAATCTTCATTTATTAAGACAGTCAGACACCGCCTTGGCCGGTGGCTGTATCTAGCTAGAGTTTAATAGTATTATTTAAATCAAGCATGAATGAACTCAATGGAATTACTGTTTTCATTACACTTGGTTTTGAAGTTTCATGCTGTCTCTGGCCAGTGATCTTGTTTCCCTTAGCGACACCaagcctcctctctcctcccctccccccccacaccatCCCTTGGAAATGAATTGTTACATCTAAAAGTGAACCGTTTAAATGCAGACATTAAGTAAGTAGATGTACAAGGGTACTTTGTAGGCCGCTgacccgactcggctggtcaagatggcgccggcctcggcctctggtatcggctactagtaaatagtgcactgTGCATGCGTCAACTTAGTTTGGCGCCAACCCCTTCCCtaacggggtatgctaatgaggtaccacaatcgaGCAGGGTATGGTAATGGGGCAccacgatcctgaccaatcaccccctcccggatggagtatgctaatgaggcactgcagttctggccaatcgcgcacctccacgtgctttcccccccccccccagggctgagggtatataagcagctcgccctgggcactcgaggtctcctcctgaaaactaaaagagcgcttctgcaataaaggctgttgagaaggatccggttgtttgcgtcttccttgctggccGAGTGGGGCGCAACAGTACTTCACACAACTTTACACATTATGGGGTGGTGGGGACAGAAGCATGTGTGGTTGGAATGATGTTTGGAAAATTCTTGCTAGACACACATTTTGAGGGGAGGATTGTCTGAAGGTGGGTTCAGGGCTTGGGAGAGAAGCGGCTGCCTGACTTGGCATTTTGAGTGGAGGGAACAATGTACAGAGAGATATAAAATGGTTATGAGGTAGGGTGGGAGCCCAGCATGACAGTGGGGTGGGATGCTGGAGCCAAGATGAGCTGTGCCTTTGAGGTCTGGTGCAGACCTTGGCACTCAGAGGAGAACACAGGAGGCATGAATTGTAAGGGAGGTGACAACAGGCCAGTGTTTGTCAGAAGGTTACAACTGTCTCTGGAGAGATGATCTGGGTCGCAGAATCCCTGGCCCCCACATCATGATCTCTTTCTGGTGGGAACCACACCCACACCCGGGGTGCAGAGCCACGATAGATCCTAAGCCAGAATTAGCctaaagaaagggaaagaaagggttaaCACCTCTTTTGTAACAGGACTCCCAATCTGACTCCTCATTTAGATCCTATCTTTCCAACTGCTAAGACTGCTAAGATGGCTGCTAAGACAGGCCTCCCCAGCCTCCTTCAGAAGGGCAAACTGATACCCAGAGTGGCACAGCACCTGTAAGAGACCCGAGGAACCCAGTTTCTCTGCCTTGCTAATGAGAGACCTTGCACCTTCCTTCTCCAGAGGAACCCAGTTTCTCTGCCTTGCTAATGAGAGACCTTGCACCTTCCTTCTCCGTCTCTGGCCATttgagggagggggagggctgGCTTCTGAGGAAAGTATCCTGCTGAGATTATTGACCTGGAAGGACGTCCCAGAGCTgagtgggaggggaaggggaaatggcACCTTTGCTGGGGTCTCGGCAGTCCCGGCCACAGGCGCTGACACAGCACCGCTTGTTGCCTGAGCAGTCCAAGTCTTTGTTACACAGATGCTTCTTGGGACTGAGGCAGCGGAGTTGATCCACGGGGCATTTGCCCAGCTTTACTGCAACACAGGGGCTTGGGTGAGTCTTGCTCGCTCCCACCAGTCCTGGGGCTTGAGGTTTGGGCGTTGGCACAGTGGGGAGGGCACTTACCAAAGACTCTAGGGACACACTGGAGGTAGCAGGCTCGGGAGCAGCACTTCCAAGAATTGGGGCACTGGTGGTCGTTCGAGCACTGATTGGGAATCAGCTGGTGGCAGGGCCCGTCGTCTGGTGGGCAGCCCCCCAACTTGTCTGTACAAGAACCCTGATGTCACTTAACCAGCCGCAGCTCAGGGTT contains:
- the Wfdc5 gene encoding WAP four-disulfide core domain protein 5 — its product is MRLQSSLLLVVLLVLETQRHVALCKKKGDKLGGCPPDDGPCHQLIPNQCSNDHQCPNSWKCCSRACYLQCVPRVFVKLGKCPVDQLRCLSPKKHLCNKDLDCSGNKRCCVSACGRDCRDPSKG